The following proteins are encoded in a genomic region of Lachnospiraceae bacterium KM106-2:
- a CDS encoding cell division protein FtsI [peptidoglycan synthetase]: MRRSKNTAERKIRKFTGKMQASLLLVFCIIITIFIALVVRVFYLNKADGDKYEKQVLSQQTYITSEIPYKRGDIVDRNGTILAKSVKVYNVILDPYIVLEDDKDGEHQRATVNSLATAFGVSADEVNDILAKKKTSRYVVLSKGKNYDSVQKFKKLEDNDKKIRGVWFEDDYVRKYPYNSLASQVIGFTFSGNVGNSGIEGYYNSRLNGVNGRQYGYFDSDLKLNKTVKAAENGLSVVSTLNAGVQQIVEKNIKETQEEINAQNISVIVANPKNGEIYAMASNTTYNLNKPRDLTGFYTQEQIAAMSDEDKQDALNKIWKNFSVSHNYEPGSTFKPVTVAMALDEGYAVDGKTYVCDGKEKILDTTLRCANRAGHGTITLKQAIAYSCNDAMMQIVQKSKAKSFAKYQSLFGFGSKTGIDLTGEESGITISEDKLKPVQLATCSFGQSINVTMVQMVGAISSIINGGKYYTPHVVKQLVNDSGAVVENVKSEVVKTTVSKNTSDLLRDYMHEAVLDGTAKDAAVEGYSIGGKTGTAQKFPRDEGHYLVSFIGFAPVEDPEVLIYVIVDQPDVSKEAVVKEPDSTLATKLSSRIMKEILPLLGVSKSASKDVEATPTPNPDASPTPTPNLPKEGETSDDFQGFFEPSEGENSHVTNSNALSTATPSPSPTTSADPGQTTAPTETPVPGATPVPTETPVPNATPTPAQ; encoded by the coding sequence ATGAGAAGAAGTAAAAATACAGCAGAACGAAAAATCAGAAAATTTACCGGCAAAATGCAAGCAAGTTTATTGCTTGTATTTTGTATTATTATCACTATTTTTATCGCGTTGGTAGTGCGTGTGTTTTATCTAAATAAAGCAGATGGTGATAAATATGAAAAGCAGGTATTGAGTCAGCAGACTTACATTACAAGCGAGATTCCATATAAGAGAGGCGATATCGTTGATCGTAACGGTACCATACTTGCAAAAAGTGTAAAGGTATATAATGTAATCCTTGATCCTTATATTGTATTGGAAGATGATAAAGATGGGGAACATCAAAGAGCGACTGTGAACTCATTAGCAACTGCATTTGGTGTGTCAGCAGATGAAGTGAATGACATTTTAGCAAAGAAGAAAACTTCTCGTTATGTTGTGCTAAGTAAAGGTAAGAATTATGACTCTGTCCAGAAGTTTAAGAAACTAGAAGATAACGATAAAAAGATTCGTGGTGTTTGGTTTGAAGATGATTATGTGAGAAAGTATCCTTACAATAGTCTTGCAAGCCAGGTGATCGGATTTACTTTCAGTGGTAACGTAGGAAACTCGGGAATTGAAGGGTATTATAATAGTAGATTAAATGGTGTCAATGGTCGCCAGTATGGATATTTTGATTCGGATCTGAAGCTAAACAAGACGGTGAAAGCTGCGGAAAATGGATTGTCCGTTGTATCTACATTAAATGCCGGTGTTCAGCAGATTGTAGAAAAGAATATCAAAGAGACACAAGAAGAGATCAATGCACAGAATATCTCAGTCATAGTAGCAAATCCGAAAAACGGTGAAATCTATGCTATGGCAAGTAATACAACTTATAACTTAAATAAGCCAAGAGATCTGACAGGTTTCTATACTCAGGAACAGATTGCAGCTATGAGTGATGAAGATAAACAGGATGCATTAAATAAGATCTGGAAGAACTTTTCGGTTAGTCACAACTATGAACCAGGTTCAACTTTTAAACCAGTTACCGTAGCTATGGCGCTGGATGAAGGTTATGCGGTAGATGGTAAGACTTATGTCTGCGATGGTAAAGAGAAGATTTTAGATACGACTCTTCGTTGTGCCAATCGTGCTGGACATGGTACGATTACATTAAAGCAGGCAATTGCATATTCTTGTAATGATGCGATGATGCAGATTGTTCAAAAGAGCAAAGCGAAATCATTTGCAAAATACCAGAGTTTATTTGGATTTGGAAGTAAAACCGGAATCGATCTGACAGGTGAAGAAAGCGGAATTACAATTTCAGAAGATAAATTAAAACCCGTTCAGCTTGCTACGTGCAGTTTTGGACAAAGTATCAACGTAACTATGGTACAGATGGTTGGTGCAATTTCTTCGATCATCAACGGTGGAAAGTATTATACACCTCATGTTGTAAAACAATTAGTCAACGATAGTGGTGCTGTTGTTGAAAATGTGAAATCAGAAGTAGTAAAGACAACGGTTTCTAAGAATACAAGTGACTTATTAAGGGACTATATGCATGAAGCAGTTCTTGACGGTACAGCAAAAGATGCCGCAGTAGAAGGTTATTCTATTGGTGGAAAGACAGGTACTGCACAGAAGTTCCCTCGTGATGAAGGACATTATTTAGTATCCTTTATTGGATTTGCACCGGTAGAAGATCCAGAAGTATTGATCTATGTTATTGTTGATCAACCTGATGTTTCTAAAGAAGCGGTTGTGAAAGAACCAGATTCTACTTTAGCGACGAAATTATCAAGCAGAATTATGAAAGAAATTCTTCCGCTCTTAGGTGTAAGCAAATCAGCCTCAAAGGATGTAGAAGCTACGCCAACACCAAATCCGGATGCATCTCCAACACCAACTCCAAACCTTCCAAAAGAGGGTGAGACAAGTGATGATTTCCAAGGATTCTTTGAGCCATCAGAAGGTGAGAATTCCCATGTAACGAATTCGAATGCACTTTCTACGGCGACTCCTTCGCCATCACCAACGACAAGTGCTGATCCGGGGCAGACAACAGCTCCGACAGAGACGCCAGTACCAGGAGCAACACCGGTACCGACTGAAACACCGGTACCAAATGCAACGCCGACGCCGGCACAGTAA
- a CDS encoding cell division protein FtsL — protein MSAEKKYQRYEKHYIDGNTVRKLQTAPDYERQRQLDREEFYRKQKQERRRQRERQRRLERTRGLDFFSVCCLSVALVFTLMACVGYLHMNTSITASKNKIATLQSQVLQLEGENAAIQDEKMKAVDLSKVYQYASIRLGMVLPGKDQVITYHSAINDYVKQYGEIPRTEDLMDILKAGNK, from the coding sequence ATGAGTGCAGAGAAAAAGTATCAGAGATATGAGAAGCATTATATTGATGGAAATACAGTAAGAAAATTACAGACTGCACCTGACTATGAGCGACAAAGACAATTAGATCGTGAAGAGTTTTATCGCAAACAAAAGCAAGAACGCCGAAGACAAAGAGAAAGACAAAGACGATTAGAACGAACAAGAGGACTTGATTTTTTCTCTGTATGTTGTTTGTCAGTGGCATTAGTATTTACATTAATGGCATGTGTAGGCTATCTGCACATGAATACATCGATTACTGCATCCAAAAATAAGATTGCAACCCTTCAAAGTCAAGTGCTACAACTAGAAGGTGAGAATGCAGCAATTCAAGATGAAAAAATGAAAGCTGTAGACTTATCAAAAGTTTATCAATATGCATCAATTAGACTGGGCATGGTATTGCCAGGGAAAGATCAAGTGATCACATACCACTCAGCAATTAATGATTATGTAAAGCAATATGGTGAAATACCAAGAACCGAAGATTTAATGGATATTTTAAAGGCAGGAAATAAGTAG
- a CDS encoding rRNA small subunit methyltransferase H, whose protein sequence is MEFKHKSVLLEETVGNLNIKPDGIYVDGTLGGAGHAYEVCKQLNENGRFIGIDQDADAIKASTERLEEFKDIVTIVRSNYCNMKQVLSDLGIEKVDGIVLDLGVSSYQLDTAERGFTYRVDAPLDMRMDTRQKLTARDIVNDYSETELYHIIKDYGEDKFAKNIAKHIVRMRNEKPIETTFELNEAIKAAIPMKIRMNSGHPSKKTYQAIRIELNHELDVLKNTLRDMIDLLNDEGRICIITFHSLEDRIVKNIYRECENPCTCPPNFPVCVCGKKSKGKVISRKPILPTQEELEFNSRSKSAKLRVFERTE, encoded by the coding sequence GTGGAATTTAAACACAAATCGGTTTTATTAGAAGAAACAGTAGGTAATTTAAATATAAAGCCAGATGGAATTTATGTAGATGGGACACTAGGTGGAGCTGGACATGCTTATGAAGTATGTAAGCAGTTAAATGAAAATGGTCGATTTATTGGAATTGATCAAGATGCAGATGCAATTAAAGCAAGTACTGAACGTTTAGAAGAATTCAAAGATATTGTTACGATCGTTCGAAGCAACTATTGTAACATGAAACAGGTACTTTCTGACTTGGGAATTGAAAAGGTTGATGGAATCGTATTAGATTTAGGCGTTTCTTCCTATCAGCTTGATACCGCAGAGAGAGGATTTACTTACCGTGTAGATGCTCCTTTGGATATGAGAATGGATACAAGACAGAAATTAACTGCAAGAGATATTGTAAACGATTATTCCGAAACTGAACTTTACCATATTATCAAAGATTATGGTGAAGACAAATTTGCAAAGAATATTGCAAAACATATCGTTAGGATGCGCAATGAAAAACCAATTGAGACAACATTCGAATTGAATGAAGCAATTAAGGCAGCCATCCCGATGAAAATCCGTATGAATAGTGGTCATCCATCGAAGAAAACATATCAGGCGATCAGAATTGAATTAAATCACGAGCTAGATGTGTTAAAGAATACATTAAGAGATATGATTGATTTATTAAATGATGAGGGAAGAATCTGTATTATTACATTCCATTCGCTAGAAGACCGTATTGTAAAGAACATCTATAGAGAATGTGAAAATCCTTGTACATGCCCACCGAACTTTCCAGTGTGTGTATGTGGGAAAAAGAGCAAAGGTAAAGTGATCAGCAGAAAGCCTATCTTACCAACACAAGAAGAATTAGAGTTTAACTCTCGTTCGAAAAGTGCCAAGTTAAGAGTGTTTGAACGTACTGAATAA
- a CDS encoding cell division protein MraZ, producing the protein MFMGEYNHTIDTKGRIIVPSKLRDALGDEFVVTLGLDGCLFVYPNDEWLNFVNQLKGLPGTKDARQLQRYFMAGAVTCEADKQGRILIPSKLREHAGLEKDVVFVGVLSKIEIWSKERWECNNNYDNVNEIAEHMSDFGLSF; encoded by the coding sequence ATGTTCATGGGGGAATACAACCATACAATCGATACAAAAGGCAGAATAATCGTGCCTTCTAAACTTAGAGACGCATTAGGTGATGAATTTGTGGTTACGCTAGGTTTAGATGGTTGTTTATTTGTATACCCAAATGACGAATGGCTAAACTTTGTGAATCAATTGAAAGGACTTCCAGGAACGAAAGATGCAAGACAATTGCAGCGTTATTTTATGGCTGGTGCAGTAACATGTGAAGCGGACAAGCAGGGAAGAATATTAATTCCCTCTAAATTACGTGAACATGCTGGACTAGAAAAAGATGTTGTTTTCGTTGGTGTTCTTAGTAAGATTGAAATTTGGAGTAAAGAACGCTGGGAATGCAACAATAACTATGATAATGTAAATGAGATCGCAGAGCATATGTCTGATTTCGGATTGAGTTTTTAG